The Entelurus aequoreus isolate RoL-2023_Sb linkage group LG11, RoL_Eaeq_v1.1, whole genome shotgun sequence genome includes the window GTGTCttgttgcagaaaaaaaaaacaataagtacACCAACGAACAAGCAAGCTCCCACACATTTTGTGGCATAATACTATTGTACAACGGCATAAATTATGAACAAAAGAAAGAGTATTCCAGTAACAACTCTGGTGAAATCCATGCCCAAGAGGATTCAGGCAGTACTATATAACAATGGCCCCCACACTAAATATTCACACTTAGAACCCAATCTGGACATGTTCTCTGTGAGCTGCACTCACTTGTATTGCCAACTATTTTAAACAACAATGGCAGTGTGtagtgttgcgtttgaccagatgttcctccaagtgggatgtaaaacgctggtcagtcccaagttacttagatgacacataaactgatctttaatatacaccaatcacagaataggtatttatcatattttattgtcaaatatttgagaatagagaccagcctcgaacaacacatccaaaatgCGTAGCCccagttgatctgaaaacttcccggaaagccctctcctcttcagtatctccccccgccctcacttgtctcacctcaaacacatgctcattgtctcttatcttgagtcggcctgggaagcacaggaaggaggaattcctcctctctgccttctacttcaaggccggcccaagtgcgagcactttgtcatgggatgaaaagaaaagcaaagagtacaatatggaacattagctatatgtaatatgactatgaaaattaataagtaacacaaaatatggatatatgaagatatatatatatctttcaattcccccttcagatcttatccaaaagatctctcctacgagagcaacacctctaaagcacgccctacattaaagtaggtgctgtgttcttttttttttttttttttttttttttttttttttttttttttttttttttttcaagctagCAAAAACAACAGCATAGTTACATggaagatagatggagggagtccacgtcaatgtcgtcatggtcagggaaggaaaccaataattctcgaaagtctccattttgcttgacccccttcaaagacataacgagcccagaaacagggtggggttgaccttctacagctctaacaatgatgcgggtgcatagagacttagcacaaggggcgataaagcaaccgcaagaggctataatggccaagaaaactccaatggagaccaggacagacttaattaggtcggtccacctgccaaatgtgctttggagccaatctttaaaggggtcagagacccctgaaacttcagtaagttccttagacagggcctggaggccctctaaggccctctgaactgagccatctggtgcagtgttgttaggaatgaaggtacagcattggtcaccaaacattgcacacacgccttcttccttggctaggatgcggtcaagggctatgcggttctggatggccatgagagaggtcggggcaagttgttcagcaagtccctcaacggcgtcacgagtcaggttggtcagtctcaacagattataaaaaacatagttaatgcgttctacatttttagtagcagtcacagggaaaatagcaccaatgataggaaggttctcgaaacctgcacaggattcacaccacaatttgtgttgtgaggggacccctcttggttgtccaattgcatcaaagtaaacaccatcagggtttctcatcagatcaaaggagccctttacactccttcgagataaaacatggcggcgtcggcgagaagttagagaggccgctgagacaggagttacaaggggagttaatttggtacccactagggtgagtggggtcaccagtctaaccatagcacaaagccctacggatgactttgggattctaatgtacaatctgtgctccccacaataccagaataagtcagctcgtgcccaagggcctatccttgagccatctatcagtgtggtgcaccaggaagggttaatgtcacccaatttgttgggggacgaagagggtcctttgaattgaaaacacgtgtaattcagcttttgggccacaaatggaagaagtcgggtggaattgtcaacaggagggtacacactagccaacaaatcgcaccctggtggcgtgggttcagagaacaaggaaataagacagtttgagccatttatgtcagtcaacttaaaaggggcggggtaagtgtggggaaaaggacgtccagcggaacaagcaacacagtcacccaggttttggctcttagccatgctagtcatccacctgagccataggttgcctgcacctgctcctaaggtcaaagctaccaggtcttcagtggtgatgtcattagtatACACAGATGTGAGAGCTTTTGTAACGTCACCGAGGTGGAGTggcactttaggtgctacagagggggcAAAGGTAGTTAATGCCCTCTCAAggatattaattttaataatcccTTTAGGGTCCGTACCAGCCtgttcaacccccaaaacaacataaaagggacttgGCACAACACCTATTCCGATAATTGTAAGTGCAAGGGGATTCTGGGAACGATCAAAATTCCTCTGAAAGGTCATCCCTCTCTGAATAACTTCTAATAGTAGAGGTAGGCGGTAATGGTAAAGAGAGGGCCCTGTGTAGTGGGTTACACTCGTCCATGAGGGGCACCACCCACTAGAGTAAGTTGTCTGCTTCCGACACCAATGATTCAGTTTTATGTCGTCACAAAGATAGAGGTTACTACCACGGTACAAACTATTTTTTCCCCcgcaattaatcacactgcacaggtcaaaaaaataagtcttgctatcccccctaacccagtctatttcaagtccgccgtatgttctaagacacttgtcagtcactgtcgtcgggaaggaaggactgaggcacaagaacagtagaacaaacctaaacaccaatccgtcaggaaatacttctgggcgtaacatcctgcttttcgtctatcaaaatcagagtaattcaggtaacgaaacggggataaacatcaaacttttcacttaatataacgacacagatagttatgttgaaaacaagcaagagaaattggataacttcgagtataaaggctggtctcaaataaggatatacaatatagaagttaaaaagagtaatataggtagaaaatctctctctcagcgtcgtcttctgggctgtaggattatgtgtgtgtaattaaagcctcgctcttctatgacctagagggggagaggttactagcacggtcaccccttatgtgtgttacttcgttaacacacacactaaaaatgagtcgttttctgctcccgttcttcttcagctgcctcaggctgAAAAGGCActgctagggggtcgagtggggcagatgatgtggctatgtcagcaatgacatccgctggtgatctgtcaggttcttcagcaggagtgcagagggagaggtggtaccaggtgtcccctttaccagctagtcgaagggcgtgagacgtccgttccacgaccttgaagggaccagtccacctgggctccgtccacttgcgtttgatgactttGAGCTTGACCCACTCTACGGGAGGGAGGGTCCCTGGAGGAGTGGATTGTTGTCCACGAATCTGTGCAGAGAAATTATTACACAAATTCTGAATTTGTTCAaagtaccattttggttttacgctgattcTTCCTTCCAGGGAGGCagctggtcctgggaagggctgacctgaatgcagttcatagggtgaaaaaccagTTTTGTTCATGGACATTCGGATGGTCATTAAAGCCAATGGTAACGCGTCAACCCActtcaatttggtctgtgcacagatttttgccaattttgtctTGATGTTTTGGTTCATTCTCtcgaccttaccttgggactgaggatggtacaccgaaccaaacctgtgttctagtccgagagccttttcgaccaaggctaggtGAGTATTTTTGaaatgggtgccgttgtctgacctaatctttttggggaaaccatgtcggggaatTAGGTCATTAACaagccatttaattactgattttgcatcctcttttgaggttggagTTGCTTCCGGCCatccactgtaattgtcaacgcAAGTTAGcaagtaccttttcccttgtaccggattgatcatgtcAGTGTAATCGATCGTCCATTCTTCACCATTTTGTGCCGGAATGGGGAAAGTCCCCATTTCTGGTTTCAGTGTTGGTCTGGGGTTAAAGTCCTGGCAGATATCGCAGTATCTGACGTGGTTGTCCACAATGTTCTCCAAATAGGGGTGCCACCATAGTGACAAGTTCGCTTTTGTTTGCTTTGCCCCCACATGTCCGGGACCGTGGGCCCATCGGAgcattttttgtctaattcctggGGGCCAGGCCAGGTGACCATTTGGCCCTCGCCAAAGACCTGTCGGGTCTTGTCTAGCGCCTCTTCTCAGCCACAAAGTTTTCTCTTGTGGTGAGGCCTGCTCCTGATGTTTTCTGATTTCATTATCAGACAGGGCAGGTAGGAGTTCTGTCTGGCAGGCAGTGGCAGTCATGATAATTCCAGTCTTGTCATAGCCAGCAGTTTGCTTAGCTACGGAGTCAGCAAAGTTGTTACCATCAGTTACTGTCCCTTTTTCCTTACTGTGTCCCTTGCACTTGACAATAGCTATCCTTTTAGGTAGGAGCAGCGCTGTTTCCAGTGCTTCCATTTCTGTCTTGTATTTA containing:
- the LOC133660118 gene encoding uncharacterized protein LOC133660118, producing the protein MGREISSTGVSLSSDHRQSILCHPKPSSVKQLQSFLGLAGFSRSYIPCFSLKTAPLRALLRTAGVRNSNAALQWTVEAEQAFIDLKQHLSSASALAVPDYKLPFYLDVSESEGTANAVLFQKPEGGGIGGTRCVLTYTSILLDLSELRHHTCSQHASTLAKLIDKTAHIVMGHPLTVLTNHTVIAYVSSHLFTMTPLKQRRLMKILQQPHITFTHEGINMADNINSGELHHCEERVALTEKIRPDLLTTPIPGSHWLFTDGCCFRHPLKGLQAAWSVVQQSSSGEWETLATQTLDEQLSAQRAELVALTEALKQGKDYEVTIFTDSAYAFMSAVIDLPKWKRNGFLTAEGHPIKYKTEMEALETALLLPKRIAIVKCKGHSKEKGTVTDGNNFADSVAKQTAGYDKTGIIMTATACQTELLPALSDNEIRKHQEQASPQEKTLWLRRGARQDPTGLWRGPNGHLAWPPGIRQKMLRWAHGPGHVGAKQTKANLSLWWHPYLENIVDNHVRYCDICQDFNPRPTLKPEMGTFPIPAQNGEEWTIDYTDMINPVQGKRYLLTCVDNYSGWPEATPTSKEDAKSVIKWLVNDLIPRHGFPKKIRSDNGTHFKNTHLALVEKALGLEHRFGSVYHPQSQGKVERMNQNIKTKLAKICAQTKLKWVDALPLALMTIRMSMNKTGFSPYELHSGQPFPGPAASLEGRISVKPKWYFEQIQNLCNNFSAQIRGQQSTPPGTLPPVEWVKLKVIKRKWTEPRWTGPFKVVERTSHALRLAGKGDTWYHLSLCTPAEEPDRSPADVIADIATSSAPLDPLAVPFQPEAAEEEREQKTTHF